A region of Trachemys scripta elegans isolate TJP31775 chromosome 24, CAS_Tse_1.0, whole genome shotgun sequence DNA encodes the following proteins:
- the TUFT1 gene encoding tuftelin isoform X2 translates to MEMLSGACHQRSTEPAPCRASPELLLEKDSVKVLRLTLQNDLPGKQRDQVKQKPVGRAFAMVANRSSNGHSLASECIKSSDGHEEIIKVYLKARAEDKVKHEQNVCQLKSEVRYIQEARSSLKKLREDISSKLESRQGAKTNLQCAKVMFEKQNGICKPSAYCHRNSLEDQEDDYSGEDIEKIRETAKRLFTKLQEAEKRHQSDKTAFEMTTSQYQKEIEQTSAALKKAEEGMAEKEVKLEEVQRLMSGMEKEHQSLLLKMKEGEAELEKLRSLQNDKLAEQDRSAKLEKEVATLREKIHHLDDMLKSQQRKVRQMIEQLQNSKTVIHAKDVIIQELKERVAYLEAENLEMHDRIEHLIEKQTNPGSYGTRARSKSESASSKRLAKPLGPKPLPLIRVLET, encoded by the exons GACAGTGTGAAAGTGCTACGGCTGACGTTGCAGAATGACCTTCCAGGCAAGCAACGTGATCAGGTGAAACAAAAG CCTGTTGGAAGGGCCTTTGCTATGGTGGCCAACAGATCAAGTAATGGCCATTCACTGGCTTCAGAATGCATCAAATCAAGTGACGGTCACGAGGAGATCATCAAG GTTTACTTAAAAGCACGGGCTGAGGACAAGGTGAAGCATGAACAGAATGTCTGTCAGCTGAAAAGCGAAGTTCGTTACATTCAAGAG GCTAGAAGTTCTTTGAAGAAGCTGCGAGAAGATATAAGTAGTAAACTTGAGAGCAGACAAGGAGCTAAGACTAATCTGCAATGTGCAAAG gtaatGTTCGAAAAACAGAATGGAATCTGCAAGCCATCAGCATATTGCCATAGGAACTCCTTGGAGGATCAG GAGGATGATTATTCAGGAGAAGACATAGAAAAAATTCGTGAGACCGCAAAGAGACTTTTCACGAAATTGCAGGAGGCTGAGAAACGGCATCAGTCAGATAAGACCGCTTTTGAG ATGACAACCTCTCAATACCAGAAAGAAATAGAGCAAACCAGTGCAGCTCTGAAGAAGGCTGAGGAGGGCATGGCCGAGAAGGAAGTGAAGCTGGAGGAAGTGCAGAGGCTCATGTCAGGGATGGAGAAG GAACATCAGAGTTTGCTGCTGAAGATGAAAGAAGGTGAAGcagagctggagaaactgagaagCCTGCAAAATGACAAGCTCGCCGAACAGGATAG GTCGGCCAAACTGGAGAAGGAAGTGGCCACCTTGCGGGAGAAGATACACCATCTCGATGACATGCTGAAGAGTCAGCAACGCAAAGTCCGGCAGATGATTGAGCAG CTTCAGAATTCCAAAACCGTGATTCATGCGAAGGATGTGATTATTCAGGAGCTCAAAGAGAGAGTTGCCTACTTGGAAGCTGAG AATCTGGAGATGCATGATCGTATTGAGCACCTGATCGAGAAGCAAACCAACCCTGGCAGCTATGGCACCAGAGCTCGCTCAAAATCGGAGTCCGCGAGCAG TAAAAGGTTGGCGAAGCCCCTTGGACCTAAGCCCCTCCCTCTCATCAGAGTGCTGGAAACATGA
- the TUFT1 gene encoding tuftelin isoform X3, translating into MSAVRSLCTLAEVRPDGENPDSVKVLRLTLQNDLPGKQRDQVKQKPVGRAFAMVANRSSNGHSLASECIKSSDGHEEIIKVYLKARAEDKVKHEQNVCQLKSEVRYIQEARSSLKKLREDISSKLESRQGAKTNLQCAKVMFEKQNGICKPSAYCHRNSLEDQEDDYSGEDIEKIRETAKRLFTKLQEAEKRHQSDKTAFEMTTSQYQKEIEQTSAALKKAEEGMAEKEVKLEEVQRLMSGMEKEHQSLLLKMKEGEAELEKLRSLQNDKLAEQDRSAKLEKEVATLREKIHHLDDMLKSQQRKVRQMIEQLQNSKTVIHAKDVIIQELKERVAYLEAENLEMHDRIEHLIEKQTNPGSYGTRARSKSESASSKRLAKPLGPKPLPLIRVLET; encoded by the exons GACAGTGTGAAAGTGCTACGGCTGACGTTGCAGAATGACCTTCCAGGCAAGCAACGTGATCAGGTGAAACAAAAG CCTGTTGGAAGGGCCTTTGCTATGGTGGCCAACAGATCAAGTAATGGCCATTCACTGGCTTCAGAATGCATCAAATCAAGTGACGGTCACGAGGAGATCATCAAG GTTTACTTAAAAGCACGGGCTGAGGACAAGGTGAAGCATGAACAGAATGTCTGTCAGCTGAAAAGCGAAGTTCGTTACATTCAAGAG GCTAGAAGTTCTTTGAAGAAGCTGCGAGAAGATATAAGTAGTAAACTTGAGAGCAGACAAGGAGCTAAGACTAATCTGCAATGTGCAAAG gtaatGTTCGAAAAACAGAATGGAATCTGCAAGCCATCAGCATATTGCCATAGGAACTCCTTGGAGGATCAG GAGGATGATTATTCAGGAGAAGACATAGAAAAAATTCGTGAGACCGCAAAGAGACTTTTCACGAAATTGCAGGAGGCTGAGAAACGGCATCAGTCAGATAAGACCGCTTTTGAG ATGACAACCTCTCAATACCAGAAAGAAATAGAGCAAACCAGTGCAGCTCTGAAGAAGGCTGAGGAGGGCATGGCCGAGAAGGAAGTGAAGCTGGAGGAAGTGCAGAGGCTCATGTCAGGGATGGAGAAG GAACATCAGAGTTTGCTGCTGAAGATGAAAGAAGGTGAAGcagagctggagaaactgagaagCCTGCAAAATGACAAGCTCGCCGAACAGGATAG GTCGGCCAAACTGGAGAAGGAAGTGGCCACCTTGCGGGAGAAGATACACCATCTCGATGACATGCTGAAGAGTCAGCAACGCAAAGTCCGGCAGATGATTGAGCAG CTTCAGAATTCCAAAACCGTGATTCATGCGAAGGATGTGATTATTCAGGAGCTCAAAGAGAGAGTTGCCTACTTGGAAGCTGAG AATCTGGAGATGCATGATCGTATTGAGCACCTGATCGAGAAGCAAACCAACCCTGGCAGCTATGGCACCAGAGCTCGCTCAAAATCGGAGTCCGCGAGCAG TAAAAGGTTGGCGAAGCCCCTTGGACCTAAGCCCCTCCCTCTCATCAGAGTGCTGGAAACATGA